One window of the Acidobacteriota bacterium genome contains the following:
- a CDS encoding AraC family transcriptional regulator, which produces MRVSERDWFLKDKTMYPGEGHGLGSHDYAVLTLVLHGRLDECFSEGVQSCDSWQLHFKPRAVVHETAVGLEGVRMLIFGVRDDWLEERLPRSARSRAVAASSARAFGALLALRDAEGMKLTRELAVEIFDHFDHQEGGETAGPAWIGEVEDLLRQEDEKAPSLTDLGRRFRLHPGSLVRAFRRARGCSIGEWRSRHRVARAIDLLSRDEASVATVAHRLGFADQSHLTREFKRRTGWTPASFRRTASSFGRLNRS; this is translated from the coding sequence GTGCGAGTTTCGGAGCGCGACTGGTTTCTCAAAGACAAGACGATGTATCCCGGCGAAGGTCACGGGCTGGGAAGTCACGACTACGCGGTGCTCACGTTGGTACTGCACGGTCGCCTCGACGAGTGCTTCTCGGAAGGTGTGCAGAGCTGCGATAGCTGGCAGCTCCACTTCAAGCCCCGGGCGGTGGTGCACGAAACCGCGGTGGGCCTCGAAGGCGTCCGCATGCTGATTTTCGGGGTTCGCGACGATTGGCTCGAAGAGCGGCTGCCGAGGTCGGCGCGGAGCCGTGCCGTGGCCGCCAGCTCGGCCAGAGCCTTCGGCGCTCTGCTGGCCCTTCGCGATGCCGAGGGCATGAAGCTGACGCGCGAGCTGGCGGTCGAGATCTTCGATCACTTCGACCACCAAGAGGGCGGTGAAACCGCGGGCCCGGCCTGGATTGGCGAGGTCGAAGACTTGTTGCGGCAGGAGGACGAGAAAGCTCCGAGCCTGACCGATCTAGGGCGTCGTTTTCGCCTTCATCCCGGCTCGCTGGTGCGCGCCTTCCGGCGGGCGCGAGGTTGTTCGATCGGTGAGTGGCGGAGCCGCCACCGGGTGGCGCGGGCCATCGACCTCCTGAGCCGAGACGAAGCCTCGGTGGCGACCGTCGCCCATCGCCTGGGCTTCGCTGACCAGAGCCATCTGACGCGCGAGTTCAAACGGCGCACCGGATGGACGCCGGCGAGCTTCCGACGCACGGCCTCTTCCTTCGGACGGCTAAACCGGAGCTGA